GAAAGTCAACAGgaaatgctgaaaatgaaagaaagtgaGATTAAACGTCTGGAGTCTGATTTAAAATCCAATCTTCAGAAGATAAGGGAACATGAAAGAGAGATTCTAAAGCTTAAAGCAATGGAATTGGAGTATAGACAACTAAAAGGGAAACTGGATGAAGTCAACAGGAAAGTGACGGAACTGAAGAATGACTTGAAAGAGAGGGATCAAAATATGAAGAAACTTGAAAGTGATTATGAGCATCAGATCAGTGACCTGGAGCAAGATTTTTCAAGAGAGAGGGATGATATGGAGCAGCACATGGAAGCCATGAAGAAGCAATTCCTAGAGGCCCAGAGGCAGTCTGGCATTCCGGAAAATATCGCACAACTCATGGCGGAAAAGGATGAAATCATCGCACAACTGGAAGAGAAACTGATTGAAAATGACAAAAAGTTTGGAGAATTAACGGATGACTTCCAAGCAGAGATTGCTGATAATGAAGAATTTCAATCCAGGCTTGGTCAACTCCAGAGGGACAAAGAGTTGGTGGAAAAGAAAGTGCAGGAGTTGGAAAGATATCAAAGAAAAGCTAACCTGGAGAAGGAGAGACTGGAGAGGGACAGTAAAACTCTGAAGAAAAGTCTGGATAATCTCAGAAGTGAAAATTCACAACTTAATGCCCAGATAGCTTCAGACAGACAATCAATGTCCTCCTTGGAGAAAGAGAAGAGTAGTATAGAGTCAAAATTACAAAGAGGGTCAGAATCTCGTGAAATTGAGGACGAAACTGCCCAAAAACTTATTGGATATATTATGGAAGTGGATTCTGAAATGAAAGAAGTTGTGGAAGTTGTGCTCAAGTCGAAAAAAGGACTTGAAGGATATATTTCAGGGAAGAGGGGTGAATCTCATATATCACTTCAGGATTTAGCCAAACTTGTAGCTGATATTGAAAAAAGGTGTGAGGGTGTAAATGACATTTTGAAAGAGTCGTTATCACTTGCAGTAGATGGGAGTTTGAAAGTTAGTGACACCACAGATATCCAACAAAAATATGAGCACGTTCTATCTGAAGTGACAAAGTTAACAAATGAACTTGAAGATGCATATGTTCAATGTGAAGAAactgaaatgaaagaaaaggaAATGGAAGGAAAACTTAATATCATGACAACACAGTATCAGCAGCAGATTGATACTCTGAATGCTAGAATTGACCAGCTTTCAAACAAGTCAGGAGTTCCCATTAAAGTATCAACAAAAAAGAAGGATGGTAGAGCTAAAACTCCAATGGAACTTTctgatgaaattgaaaaacaGCTGAATGAATTGGAAGATAGGATCAATTATGTGGACAGTGTTCTCAAAAATCAAGACAATGTAGATTCTTTTTCAGTTAATGATAACCTGGCGAGTTCATCCGAGGAAGAAGATTCCGATGGTTTCCTAAGTTCAGATGAGAAAGATTCTGAGGATGAGGTGGATGCAGGAGAAACTAGTGGATCAACTGTTGCAGACAACCAAGTTATCTTGAGCAAACTGAAGGAAATGAAAACACAGCTAGAGACCACAAACCACAGGATCAAGGACATCACTGGAGATCTGACAGACCAGACCCTGAGTTCCGTGAATGACTCGAATGGAGACATGGATGAGGATCTGAGGAAGACCCTACAGAAGTGTGGAGAAAAGATTGACAGTCTCACACTACGTCTGACTGATAAAGTCAGGATGGTCAACTCGGGAACAGGGATATTCGATGCTTCTTCTGATAACACACTGGCATTTAAACAGTGTCTGAAACATCTGAAAGAGAAGCTACAAGACATCAATAGCAATATTGCTGCTCGTGAGTCTTTAGATGCCAAAGGTTTGAAAACTGTTCACACTAAACTTTTGCAGCTGTCTCAGTACATTGCAGAGTTACAGAAGTTTGAGAGAaatgactttgatattttaagTAAAATGTCTCGCCACGAAGCACGTGCTGCTGCAATGATGGGAGAAAGGGAAAGAGCATCTAAAAGAGGCAAAATGTCTTTGGAGGacaaaatgaatgtttatgCAGATAGGCTTTCAGTGGAGGCTATCATTCTAGGTCAAATGGCTTACATGATGCAGAGACACCAGATGGGTTGCTTGAGCAGAGATGTCTTGATGAAGGAAATTCAGGGGATAAACAGTGTTATTCTAGAAATGGAAAGACGAATTGACAACTCGACTCGAGAACTTAGCAACTCAGATCAGGAACGGGATCCAGATTTGGTGTCTACTTATGCTGAAATGCTGGCTGAGAAGATAGTTTTAGAAGGACAGCTAGCTTCTTGTGTTATGGCAGAGGATCATCAAAACACTGATGATATAGCTATTTTGTCTTCCCTGAACATCACCGACAATCCATCCATCTTAGCAATGGAGGTGTTCCTTAGGTCCCAAGTAGATTCAAATGTTCATCAACAATTAAGTAAATCTGTTAGAGAGATGGAGGAACTATCTGGACACATTATCAGTAGGACTCTAATACAAGGGGAAATTAGTCATGCCCTTCAGAAGCTCAAAATGAGATTCAACTCTCATGTGGATTCTGAGGAATTGAAAGATCTTCTCCAGAGGGAGAGAAAATTCCTTTGTGAGCAACTCCAAGATAGGTCCCAGAGTCTATATAAATCTGTAGCAGATTACCAAACCTTAGTTCTTTCATGTATAAATTGCCATATCAACCTTACATCTGGTCACATCAGGGATTCACTTAGTTCCACATTGGTAGAAAAATTCCATAAACACATATCAAGTATGCAAGAGGAGTTAAGTGAAGTAGATGGTATTGAGCAAGAGAGAATCAAACAGGTGATATTAGCATTAGAAGAAGACTGTAAATTGGCAAAGAGTGAATTAGAAACATGTGATGGCAGTGTGACTAGTGAGTGGGCAGAGTTAAATCTTGTTCCTCCTGAAACTGTGTTAGTGGAGTGGACTGACATTCTGATACTGCGTTCTGTCGTGAGGGGAACTATCACCTATGTAAATGCTTTATATAGTTCAGGACATTTGGCCGTCAGTGACGTGTTTGGCAGAATTCATGAATCTGATATGAATGAACTCTCCATGCATCTGGGAAGTATGTTAGAGAGAGAGGCTGCTTCCAAACAAACTTTAGCAGCAGAACTGAAGACCCATGCAGTTGGCAGTTCTTCAAAGATGGAGAGAGTATTGGAGCTAGTggacatcattcctgacttctGTGTATTTGATCCAGAAAATCTAAATGAGTATGCAAAGAACCTGGTACGTGAAGCTATGTACCAATCCCAAGTAACCTATACCAACTACAAGACCAGACTTCAGCACGAGAAAGAAATGAGAGACATGAAAATCAAACTGGAGGCAGGACAGAAAGTGGACTTGCCATCTGAAACCAGCAGAGAGACTGAGAATGACATCAGGCAATCATTGTCTGTGTTTGAAGAAATCTTGGAGACAAAGTTTGAGGATGAATGTGAGGTACTGAGCATTCTGGACAAGCAGATGAAACAATTTCAACATGTAGCAGCCAGTCTCCTGTCAGGTGCAGAAGCCAAACAGTTTGAACAAGAACTGAATTCCTTTGCTGCTAGTCTGGAGCATGAGCTCTCTGTCGCACAAGAGCGTCATGATATCCACTTAGACGTTCTTCGCCAGGAGATAAGCACCATTTGTCTCAGGCTGGAGAAAATCACCGAAGAGCATGATCAAGAGAAGATAACTTTGTCGACAGAATATGACGAAAAGATCCAAACACTTCAGGATGAGTTAGACTGTATCAAGATTGACCATGAGGAGGAGTTGGAACAGGTTCGACAGGACATCCTCACAGCAGTCAGTGCCATTAAAGCTAATGAGGAACAATCTGAGGAACAACTAGCAGACCAGGTCAAGGTCCTCAACAGGCAACTCACCTCACAGAAAGAAAATTTTGTGGTAAGACATGCTCCTTTTCACCCTCCATAGCAATCATTGCAATAATGATTACACAGTCTGTGAATTGACATGAAATGAATTCCACTTTATGTCTATTTCATAAGGCAGTGAATTTAGACAGGTTTTTAATTTCTGGAACACTAATTTAGGGTTTTAACTGATAGATCATTGGAATTCAGCTGACTCTATAATTTACAGGCTGCCCTAGAACAACTGCAGACATCTCTGACAGTGACTGGTGCAAATGATGCCCTGGCTCAGAAATTGGAAGAACAGATAGAGCATCTCCAGTCATCTGGAACCCTCCATCCTGACCAGCTCCACATCTGCCCCGTGTCCCCTATACCTACCTCACCCCCACCCATTAAGGAGTTTGATGAACCAAATCATGATGACAGCAATACTGAGGAGGTTTGTGCATGAACTCTATGGcattaaatacattttacaaGATTTCAAGCAGCGACTGCTTTTGTAATAGAAAGACCATAATCCCTCTGACAATTCTTTTCACAATCTCTGTGTTACAGTGCAGTGAGAACAAGTGCATTGCCAATGCCTTGGACAAGTCTTCTCATGATTATGAACTGGAGCTGCTGAAGAAAGAGAAAGAGGAAGCTCTGGCAGAGGAAGTGAGAACTACTAAAGCTGGTAAGTGAAAACGAAGGACCATACCGAAACAATGATTGaaaagaatgatttttttttcaattttggcaTGAGGATGTCTATCAAATTTattgtattattatttatttatttttactttaattCAGAAGAAGGAAGTCTCTTTCATGAAATAAGAATTCTTGttttaaattacatatatttgtcaCAATATGATATACAAACATGATTTTACATTCTTGTAAGTAGACACTGAATGATGAATTGAGCAGTGTGAcatgagaagaatttttttctatCAGAATGATATGATATTTCAGCATTGGATGCCATGAGAAAAGCCTACGAAGAAGATCTGGAAGAAGAGAAAGAAAAGTACAGGGTGGCTTTGAAGACAATGTTCACTGACGACTTTGTGGAAGAAATCCGAAATCGTCATGAGTAAGAAAAATACTCTTGAATGATTTCAAGTATATATAAGTCTTATCTTATTTCTCTAGGCTTAAAATCAAAGATAATACTTTGTGTTTGTATGTGCAGTTATATGTGGTATActgtgtaaaatatttacagGATCTTGAATATTGTAACATATCATTTTCAGGCTtttgttataaatatatattaatttctaaTGCAGAAATGAAGTGACAAAGCTACAGGAGGAGTTGTCACAGGTGACGATGCACTACGATAGTCGCAGTGAAGATTACAAACTCTTGGAGGACAAACTGGAGTCAACTAAAAGAGAGTATGACAGCCACATCAACCAACTAATCAAGAGGTAAATAAGGATATTGATGACCTGATTAGGTTATTGATGACTAAATAAGGAGATTGATGACTAAATAAGGAGATTGATGACTTGACAGAGTACCTG
This genomic window from Ostrea edulis chromosome 4, xbOstEdul1.1, whole genome shotgun sequence contains:
- the LOC125668582 gene encoding uncharacterized protein LOC125668582 isoform X4, producing MASKCRKFEPNIFNKLKCQACFGAKDAHSAEALHNNKVSRKVSKCGFLFVAPDFDFSNPLEKTKRWQRRFMRLYDDGELTYCVDEDPETIPQGIIDMNKCSAVNNGEKVTSHTFSLEIVTPSKKYYIKGQSKEEYQWWHDVLQVFPGRLTKSKNRRFTMPIFSNKENVQPAPSRLPSASSITEPETLINGRFNVEKVKPKEQQFSTYRGVRNMKHKTDKHYQEGLRKSSSLHDLSSAEMDKEVTRDLAETRYLSRSGDRLDSVSGSSETYKSNVARVLSDSNYINNPYFTIPRRTWQTLAANYHPASTPVTPASVSTAASSNSSPPQPTQVTGIPALRRGSLDDKTIPVSNKPKNASERARLHRERSTSLKDFSTQLSLAKQEGSSRTSLTGLDRMSSRSDSQSVGRQGGHPEYESRNNETDEHKMAKSSELQAANRTQSSPVISGTPSQSSRYEDLMYMKKGWLIKQGSSEKDWKKHWFVLTGNSLRYYKDAKAEETSTLDGRIDLSGCYDITEVNVGRNYGFRIKTSNGEYILSAMTSGIRNNWMKAIRLVMDLQQSGGSKNNSVDSEHSSGEDLEINLSNSGRLSLSSDSRSSTESPKPAKKEPTIKNIRRHYSDVSPGNVGKMLSVKEALPNLNLENITLPSSMTGGSLSSSRESSVDKEDGRIKPIIITETPSPELDPLSQSTNNIPFRSSDHVSAESAVLTSENMSLGVSSESRKEEAEKQRRAKSPSAKVKDRSRVRSPRLHSPQDTDEELPPESASDRVDGLNSSMGSLHESRTGSTEEAPGGALVEILETEVDSLKDRLDEKHKELVKMHESNQDLKSRLQTVVREKDISQVTTMRRQVKEARDTVQKQKAEIDNLRTKLNMSVSKLTGTEKALSEALKDLKLEKDKFMKMSTDWNKRIRNLELQLKDSNVKMESQQEMLKMKESEIKRLESDLKSNLQKIREHEREILKLKAMELEYRQLKGKLDEVNRKVTELKNDLKERDQNMKKLESDYEHQISDLEQDFSRERDDMEQHMEAMKKQFLEAQRQSGIPENIAQLMAEKDEIIAQLEEKLIENDKKFGELTDDFQAEIADNEEFQSRLGQLQRDKELVEKKVQELERYQRKANLEKERLERDSKTLKKSLDNLRSENSQLNAQIASDRQSMSSLEKEKSSIESKLQRGSESREIEDETAQKLIGYIMEVDSEMKEVVEVVLKSKKGLEGYISGKRGESHISLQDLAKLVADIEKRCEGVNDILKESLSLAVDGSLKVSDTTDIQQKYEHVLSEVTKLTNELEDAYVQCEETEMKEKEMEGKLNIMTTQYQQQIDTLNARIDQLSNKSGVPIKVSTKKKDGRAKTPMELSDEIEKQLNELEDRINYVDSVLKNQDNVDSFSVNDNLASSSEEEDSDGFLSSDEKDSEDEVDAGETSGSTVADNQVILSKLKEMKTQLETTNHRIKDITGDLTDQTLSSVNDSNGDMDEDLRKTLQKCGEKIDSLTLRLTDKVRMVNSGTGIFDASSDNTLAFKQCLKHLKEKLQDINSNIAARESLDAKGLKTVHTKLLQLSQYIAELQKFERNDFDILSKMSRHEARAAAMMGERERASKRGKMSLEDKMNVYADRLSVEAIILGQMAYMMQRHQMGCLSRDVLMKEIQGINSVILEMERRIDNSTRELSNSDQERDPDLVSTYAEMLAEKIVLEGQLASCVMAEDHQNTDDIAILSSLNITDNPSILAMEVFLRSQVDSNVHQQLSKSVREMEELSGHIISRTLIQGEISHALQKLKMRFNSHVDSEELKDLLQRERKFLCEQLQDRSQSLYKSVADYQTLVLSCINCHINLTSGHIRDSLSSTLVEKFHKHISSMQEELSEVDGIEQERIKQVILALEEDCKLAKSELETCDGSVTSEWAELNLVPPETVLVEWTDILILRSVVRGTITYVNALYSSGHLAVSDVFGRIHESDMNELSMHLGSMLEREAASKQTLAAELKTHAVGSSSKMERVLELVDIIPDFCVFDPENLNEYAKNLVREAMYQSQVTYTNYKTRLQHEKEMRDMKIKLEAGQKVDLPSETSRETENDIRQSLSVFEEILETKFEDECEVLSILDKQMKQFQHVAASLLSGAEAKQFEQELNSFAASLEHELSVAQERHDIHLDVLRQEISTICLRLEKITEEHDQEKITLSTEYDEKIQTLQDELDCIKIDHEEELEQVRQDILTAVSAIKANEEQSEEQLADQVKVLNRQLTSQKENFVAALEQLQTSLTVTGANDALAQKLEEQIEHLQSSGTLHPDQLHICPVSPIPTSPPPIKEFDEPNHDDSNTEECSENKCIANALDKSSHDYELELLKKEKEEALAEEVRTTKAALDAMRKAYEEDLEEEKEKYRVALKTMFTDDFVEEIRNRHENEVTKLQEELSQVTMHYDSRSEDYKLLEDKLESTKREYDSHINQLIKSNEQLNSLVNEEINKLKDFIQNRTMASVPGNATIEEELYDAQIMVRVKDAELQKLRSQVKNLENNLERTTEEQRQSMTQYLQMYKKYTELQNKIKQDISAKEKEDSKDKNRQLRRTPSFHHRARSPSPTQQNPTKKDEHQSRDSHKRRCHLDVKDLKRSKSSPSLPFVFDGRLPFGQGKHRDSLGSSKYSKAKSKASNV
- the LOC125668582 gene encoding uncharacterized protein LOC125668582 isoform X7 codes for the protein MAKSSELQAANRTQSSPVISGTPSQSSRYEDLMYMKKGWLIKQGSSEKDWKKHWFVLTGNSLRYYKDAKAEETSTLDGRIDLSGCYDITEVNVGRNYGFRIKGIGPSTSNGEYILSAMTSGIRNNWMKAIRLVMDLQQSGGSKNNSVDSEHSSGEDLEINLSNSGRLSLSSDSRSSTESPKPAKKEPTIKNIRRHYSDVSPGNVGKMLSVKEALPNLNLENITLPSSMTGGSLSSSRESSVDKEDGRIKPIIITETPSPELDPLSQSTNNIPFRSSDHVSAESAVLTSENMSLGVSSESRKEEAEKQRRAKSPSAKVKDRSRVRSPRLHSPQDTDEELPPESASDRVDGLNSSMGSLHESRTGSTEEAPGGALVEILETEVDSLKDRLDEKHKELVKMHESNQDLKSRLQTVVREKDISQPPHDQQQSLNHNIAEQQGEGSQNTEVTTMRRQVKEARDTVQKQKAEIDNLRTKLNMSVSKLTGTEKALSEALKDLKLEKDKFMKMSTDWNKRIRNLELQLKDSNVKMESQQEMLKMKESEIKRLESDLKSNLQKIREHEREILKLKAMELEYRQLKGKLDEVNRKVTELKNDLKERDQNMKKLESDYEHQISDLEQDFSRERDDMEQHMEAMKKQFLEAQRQSGIPENIAQLMAEKDEIIAQLEEKLIENDKKFGELTDDFQAEIADNEEFQSRLGQLQRDKELVEKKVQELERYQRKANLEKERLERDSKTLKKSLDNLRSENSQLNAQIASDRQSMSSLEKEKSSIESKLQRGSESREIEDETAQKLIGYIMEVDSEMKEVVEVVLKSKKGLEGYISGKRGESHISLQDLAKLVADIEKRCEGVNDILKESLSLAVDGSLKVSDTTDIQQKYEHVLSEVTKLTNELEDAYVQCEETEMKEKEMEGKLNIMTTQYQQQIDTLNARIDQLSNKSGVPIKVSTKKKDGRAKTPMELSDEIEKQLNELEDRINYVDSVLKNQDNVDSFSVNDNLASSSEEEDSDGFLSSDEKDSEDEVDAGETSGSTVADNQVILSKLKEMKTQLETTNHRIKDITGDLTDQTLSSVNDSNGDMDEDLRKTLQKCGEKIDSLTLRLTDKVRMVNSGTGIFDASSDNTLAFKQCLKHLKEKLQDINSNIAARESLDAKGLKTVHTKLLQLSQYIAELQKFERNDFDILSKMSRHEARAAAMMGERERASKRGKMSLEDKMNVYADRLSVEAIILGQMAYMMQRHQMGCLSRDVLMKEIQGINSVILEMERRIDNSTRELSNSDQERDPDLVSTYAEMLAEKIVLEGQLASCVMAEDHQNTDDIAILSSLNITDNPSILAMEVFLRSQVDSNVHQQLSKSVREMEELSGHIISRTLIQGEISHALQKLKMRFNSHVDSEELKDLLQRERKFLCEQLQDRSQSLYKSVADYQTLVLSCINCHINLTSGHIRDSLSSTLVEKFHKHISSMQEELSEVDGIEQERIKQVILALEEDCKLAKSELETCDGSVTSEWAELNLVPPETVLVEWTDILILRSVVRGTITYVNALYSSGHLAVSDVFGRIHESDMNELSMHLGSMLEREAASKQTLAAELKTHAVGSSSKMERVLELVDIIPDFCVFDPENLNEYAKNLVREAMYQSQVTYTNYKTRLQHEKEMRDMKIKLEAGQKVDLPSETSRETENDIRQSLSVFEEILETKFEDECEVLSILDKQMKQFQHVAASLLSGAEAKQFEQELNSFAASLEHELSVAQERHDIHLDVLRQEISTICLRLEKITEEHDQEKITLSTEYDEKIQTLQDELDCIKIDHEEELEQVRQDILTAVSAIKANEEQSEEQLADQVKVLNRQLTSQKENFVAALEQLQTSLTVTGANDALAQKLEEQIEHLQSSGTLHPDQLHICPVSPIPTSPPPIKEFDEPNHDDSNTEECSENKCIANALDKSSHDYELELLKKEKEEALAEEVRTTKAALDAMRKAYEEDLEEEKEKYRVALKTMFTDDFVEEIRNRHENEVTKLQEELSQVTMHYDSRSEDYKLLEDKLESTKREYDSHINQLIKSNEQLNSLVNEEINKLKDFIQNRTMASVPGNATIEEELYDAQIMVRVKDAELQKLRSQVKNLENNLERTTEEQRQSMTQYLQMYKKYTELQNKIKQDISAKEKEDSKDKNRQLRRTPSFHHRARSPSPTQQNPTKKDEHQSRDSHKRRCHLDVKDLKRSKSSPSLPFVFDGRLPFGQGKHRDSLGSSKYSKAKSKASNV
- the LOC125668582 gene encoding uncharacterized protein LOC125668582 isoform X5, translated to MASKCRKFEPNIFNKLKCQACFGAKDAHSAEALHNNKVSRKVSKCGFLFVAPDFDFSNPLEKTKRWQRRFMRLYDDGELTYCVDEDPETIPQGIIDMNKCSAVNNGEKVTSHTFSLEIVTPSKKYYIKGQSKEEYQWWHDVLQVFPGRLTKSKNRRFTMPIFSNKENVQPAPSRLPSASSITEPETLINGRFNVEKVKPKEQQFSTYRGVRNMKHKTDKHYQEGLRKSSSLHDLSSAEMDKEVTRDLAETRYLSRSGDRLDSMAKSSELQAANRTQSSPVISGTPSQSSRYEDLMYMKKGWLIKQGSSEKDWKKHWFVLTGNSLRYYKDAKAEETSTLDGRIDLSGCYDITEVNVGRNYGFRIKTSNGEYILSAMTSGIRNNWMKAIRLVMDLQQSGGSKNNSVDSEHSSGEDLEINLSNSGRLSLSSDSRSSTESPKPAKKEPTIKNIRRHYSDVSPGNVGKMLSVKEALPNLNLENITLPSSMTGGSLSSSRESSVDKEDGRIKPIIITETPSPELDPLSQSTNNIPFRSSDHVSAESAVLTSENMSLGVSSESRKEEAEKQRRAKSPSAKVKDRSRVRSPRLHSPQDTDEELPPESASDRVDGLNSSMGSLHESRTGSTEEAPGGALVEILETEVDSLKDRLDEKHKELVKMHESNQDLKSRLQTVVREKDISQPPHDQQQSLNHNIAEQQGEGSQNTEVTTMRRQVKEARDTVQKQKAEIDNLRTKLNMSVSKLTGTEKALSEALKDLKLEKDKFMKMSTDWNKRIRNLELQLKDSNVKMESQQEMLKMKESEIKRLESDLKSNLQKIREHEREILKLKAMELEYRQLKGKLDEVNRKVTELKNDLKERDQNMKKLESDYEHQISDLEQDFSRERDDMEQHMEAMKKQFLEAQRQSGIPENIAQLMAEKDEIIAQLEEKLIENDKKFGELTDDFQAEIADNEEFQSRLGQLQRDKELVEKKVQELERYQRKANLEKERLERDSKTLKKSLDNLRSENSQLNAQIASDRQSMSSLEKEKSSIESKLQRGSESREIEDETAQKLIGYIMEVDSEMKEVVEVVLKSKKGLEGYISGKRGESHISLQDLAKLVADIEKRCEGVNDILKESLSLAVDGSLKVSDTTDIQQKYEHVLSEVTKLTNELEDAYVQCEETEMKEKEMEGKLNIMTTQYQQQIDTLNARIDQLSNKSGVPIKVSTKKKDGRAKTPMELSDEIEKQLNELEDRINYVDSVLKNQDNVDSFSVNDNLASSSEEEDSDGFLSSDEKDSEDEVDAGETSGSTVADNQVILSKLKEMKTQLETTNHRIKDITGDLTDQTLSSVNDSNGDMDEDLRKTLQKCGEKIDSLTLRLTDKVRMVNSGTGIFDASSDNTLAFKQCLKHLKEKLQDINSNIAARESLDAKGLKTVHTKLLQLSQYIAELQKFERNDFDILSKMSRHEARAAAMMGERERASKRGKMSLEDKMNVYADRLSVEAIILGQMAYMMQRHQMGCLSRDVLMKEIQGINSVILEMERRIDNSTRELSNSDQERDPDLVSTYAEMLAEKIVLEGQLASCVMAEDHQNTDDIAILSSLNITDNPSILAMEVFLRSQVDSNVHQQLSKSVREMEELSGHIISRTLIQGEISHALQKLKMRFNSHVDSEELKDLLQRERKFLCEQLQDRSQSLYKSVADYQTLVLSCINCHINLTSGHIRDSLSSTLVEKFHKHISSMQEELSEVDGIEQERIKQVILALEEDCKLAKSELETCDGSVTSEWAELNLVPPETVLVEWTDILILRSVVRGTITYVNALYSSGHLAVSDVFGRIHESDMNELSMHLGSMLEREAASKQTLAAELKTHAVGSSSKMERVLELVDIIPDFCVFDPENLNEYAKNLVREAMYQSQVTYTNYKTRLQHEKEMRDMKIKLEAGQKVDLPSETSRETENDIRQSLSVFEEILETKFEDECEVLSILDKQMKQFQHVAASLLSGAEAKQFEQELNSFAASLEHELSVAQERHDIHLDVLRQEISTICLRLEKITEEHDQEKITLSTEYDEKIQTLQDELDCIKIDHEEELEQVRQDILTAVSAIKANEEQSEEQLADQVKVLNRQLTSQKENFVAALEQLQTSLTVTGANDALAQKLEEQIEHLQSSGTLHPDQLHICPVSPIPTSPPPIKEFDEPNHDDSNTEECSENKCIANALDKSSHDYELELLKKEKEEALAEEVRTTKAALDAMRKAYEEDLEEEKEKYRVALKTMFTDDFVEEIRNRHENEVTKLQEELSQVTMHYDSRSEDYKLLEDKLESTKREYDSHINQLIKSNEQLNSLVNEEINKLKDFIQNRTMASVPGNATIEEELYDAQIMVRVKDAELQKLRSQVKNLENNLERTTEEQRQSMTQYLQMYKKYTELQNKIKQDISAKEKEDSKDKNRQLRRTPSFHHRARSPSPTQQNPTKKDEHQSRDSHKRRCHLDVKDLKRSKSSPSLPFVFDGRLPFGQGKHRDSLGSSKYSKAKSKASNV